TCAGCAGTAAACAACTTGGCCATTGCAGCCCCCATACCTGATCCGGCACCGGTGACAATTGCGACCTTATTCTTTAGACGATCTGTCATGAAAAAGCCTCCCTTTTATTCATAAAACGCTTACACCATTATTGTATATGATTGAGCAAGTGGAGTGAAAGAAATGCCCCATAACTTACGCTGATTCGTTGATATCGACTTTGACGGTCTTATCATCCCAGATTGACGGCTGATATTCCAACTTCAAGTCGGCATCCCGTTTTGCCTGACCAATCAGGTTACCGGTTACACTCGCGCCGGGATCCAGGTCGCCACTGTTTAACGTATTGTTAGTATATTTTTCATTCGTCACGACTTCCATCATGTTGGTGGAATTCCCATTAGCATTTCATTTGAAGTCAAATGAATTATATGGCTGCTTCTCATCAGTATCATTCTTAATGGTTACATTACAGATCACATACCGATTACCATCCTTGGGCGTATCAAATTCGTTGCCATTATAGAACGTCACTTTATTGATCTTGAATTTATACCCTTTATAGTTGGCCACTTCACCGACATTGTAATTGCTTTTAAGCGTCCCATCGCTATTACTGGAAGAACTGTCCTGAGTCGCTGTAGTAGTTGACTGGTTACTGGCAGAATCGTCTTCTTCACCGGAAACTGCATTGACTGCAATCACCAATCCAAAAACGACCAATACCCAAACCCACCATTTCTTATACCATGGCTTGGCTGGCTTTTGACTATTATTGTTCATAATTGACACCTCCAAAATATTCGCGTATACCATTATGTTTTACTAATTGCAATCATTAGTATAACGAGTGATCGTGATTAGGTCTATTTTGGAGTTTGCATTTTGAAAAATGAACAATCATTCATGTTTGACTTTACCCAAGCCAAATTCAACCTGCCCCAACTGCAAGTCGTCGAGCCTTTGTTGGCCCCATTTCAACATGGCGTCAATAATCGGCATCAATGATTTTCCCAGCGGGGTAATTGAATATTGAACCTTGACCGGAACAGTCTTCAGTGGCTTGCGATTGACCAAGCCATCTTCGACTAATTCTTTGAGCTTTGCCGTAATCTCTTTTCTTGAGGCTGCAGGCAATAATTTTTGAAGCTCATAGAAATAATAGGGTCCATCTGTCCCAAGATGATACAGGATGTTAATTTTCCACTTGCCGCTAATCATCGACAAAGTTAATTCCTTGGGACAGTTGAAAATGCCGTTCGCTAATTTTTCTTGGACTGCTTCTCTTACGCTATCAGTCATTTGAACCAACTCCTTCCATCAGTTACAAAAAAGTGCGGTATTGCAGGTTGTTCAACCTAGCCACATGATGTAGTTAGATTAAATATATGAGGAGGATAATCATGACAAAAGTATTTATCGCTGATCAAATTCCAAGTAAAGCTGTTAAGAAATTATAAAGTGCTGGTCTATCCGTTACCATTCACGACAGTGAGCAGGGCTTAATCACTCACGAAGAGTTGGAGAATGCCGTGAAAGATAGTGATTTTCTGATTACAACATTATCCACCAAGGTCGACGAATCAATCATCAGCGCAGCAACCAAGTTAAAATTAATTGCCAACTTTGGCGCTGGTTTCAATAATATCGACACTAAAGCCGCTAGTACCCACCACATCTTGGTGACCAACACACCGGTTGTTTCAACAAATTCGGTGGCAGAAGTGACCCTCGGCTTAATTCTAGCCATCAGCCATCGGATTGTCGAGGGCGACCGTTTGATGCACAACCAAGGATTTTCGGGATGGTCTCCACTATTTTTTCTAGGCCATGAACTGGCGGGAAAAACATTGGGTGTGATTGGAATGGGCCACATTGGCCGGGATGTTGCCAAGAAAGCGCAAGCCTTTTCAATGAACGTTCAATACTGGCAGCCAGAACAATTTAGATTACCACGAGATGAGGAAAATCGATTAAACATCCGGTTTGCTGAATTCACCGATCTGCTTCAAACTAGTGATTTTATCACGGTCCATGCACCACTGACCGAAGAAAATCACCATCAACTTGACGCCAAAGCCTTCAAGCAAATGAAGTCATCGGCGTTCTTAATCAACGCCGCCCGTGGCCCAATTGTTGACGAAGCGGCTCTGGCATCGGCACTAGAGAACCATGAGATCGCCGGTGCGGCTTTGGATGTCTATGAGCACGAACCAACCGTTACCCCTGGACTGAAGTCAATGAATAACGTCATCTTGACGCCGCATATCGGCAACGCAACCGTTGAGGCGCGTGATTCAATGGCTGAGATTTGTGCCAATAACATTTTGGACTTTTTAGCTGGGAAATCAATTCAATCGGTTAATTAAACAAACAATCTGAATTCCTCCCAATCAAAGGGGGGATTTTTTAATACATAGTTTTGGTTAAAACAGTTGCATTTACAACTATTGGTGGTAGACTATAAATCTAAGTGAGGAGGTCATGTTTTGAAAGATCGAAATTCAGTATCATCGCTCATTCATCAAATTGCCAAGCTGGAAGAAGGCTTGATTAATCAGCAGTTGCGCGAACTCAATTTAAATGTCGATCAAGCCCACACGCTGCGGTACATTGGCGATCACCCGGGGACAAATCAGCGGGCAATCACAATTATTTTAGGACGCAGCGCTGCCAGTGTTTCCAATTTGTTAAAAGGACTGGAAACCAGAAACTTGATCGAGAAAAAATTCAATCCGGATAATGACCGCGAAAAACAGCTGACCCTGACTCCAAACGGCAAAGAGACCGTCACGGCGGTCAAGGGTGCGTTCGACGTCCTCGATGAGAAAGTCGATGCAGCTTTACTTGCACCGGATGCGATTTATGACCAGCTCACTCAAATTTATCAACAACTAAAGGAGTAATCACATGTCACTCACACCACAACAAGAAATCGACACCAAGCAGCAAATTAACGCCAACTTCAAACTAGCAGAAGTCCCCATCGAACAAGTGGCTCAAGATCTGGATACCACGCCGGAACATGTTCAAGACATTTTGGACTTGAACCCCACCCGGTTGGAGGAACCTTGGATTCTCAAAGCGTACCTGGATGAGAAAATCATTGAAAAAGGCGGCACACCGGTTCCTTATACTGCATTGCTGGGGGACCCGAAGCATTACTGGTTCTTGAACAACCGCTTTTTGAAGAAGGGTAAGCTGCTAAGCTAAGGAGGCAGACATCACATGAAAGTCATTACATTAGAAGAACATTTTTCATCACAAAAGTTGGGTCAGAAAATGGCCGAGGTCTTACCAAAACGACCAATCGGAAACGTCAGTCCGAAGATGCAGGATTATATGCAGCGCTCACTACCACCCGAGGCAGAATTGGAAGACGTCACCGGCAGTCGGATTCAATGGATGGATCAACACCAGATTTCAATGCAAATCCTGTCATACGGCAATCAGAACCCGCAAAATTCAGATCCGAAGTTTGCGGTTGAACTGACAAAGTTGGCGAATGATGAGCTGGCAAAAGCTGTTGCGAAAGCCCCCGATCGCTTCCGTGCCTTTGCATCGCTCCCGGTTTCCCATCCCACTGACGCTGCGGCAGAACTGAAACGCGGTGTCGAAGAGCTCGGCTTCAAGGGGGCCATGCTAGTGAGACCAACTTCTCAGGCTCATCCATTCTTTGATGATCCATTCTACCTACCCATTTTTGAGGCGGCAGCCAACCTCAATGTGCCAGTCTATCTGCATCCCTCATTCCCAGATTCACAGATTATCGACTACTATTACTCTAACGGTCCGTGGGATGACAAGGTTTCCGGTATTTTGGGAACTGCAGGCTATGGTTGGCATACCGATGTCGGTATCCAGACCGTCAGACTACTATTAAGTGGCGTTTTCGAAAAGTACCCGAATCTGAAATTGATCTCCGGTCACTGGGGCGAGTTTGCCTCGTTTGCCCTTGAGCGAATGGATCAGGTCATGTATCCGGAAACCAACCTCAGCGAACCCATTTCAAAGATTTATCGCGATCACGTGTATGTCACCCCAAGCGGTATTTTGACCGAACCGCAATTGAAATTCGTGAAGGACGAAGTGGGGATTGAGCATTTGCTGTACTCGATTGATTACCCTTATATCAAACCGGAAAATTCTGGCAGTTTCATTGAGAGCAGTCCTCTAACGGATGAGGAGAAGGAATTGTTTGCGCATGGGAATGCGGAAAAGTTACTGCAACTCTGAATCTGATAACATCATAACGATAAAAAAACCAGCTGGTATTCCCAAATAGGGTTACCAGCTGGTTTTGATTTGCGCAGTAATGGGCGGTCACTTATGATAAGGGCTGCCCTCATTAATCATAAAAGCCCGGTAAATCTGCTCAGTCAACACCAACCTCATCAATTGGTGGGGCAATGTGAACCGGCCAAAGGAAATCTGGGTGTCGGCACGATCGAGAACGTGTTTCGATAACCCAAGTGATCCGCCAATAACAAAGGTGATGTCCGAATGACCATAGGTTGTCAGGTCGGCAATTTCCTTCGCAAACGCTTCTGAAGTCCGCTCCTTGCCTAGGATCGCGAGTGCGTACACGTACTCGCGGTCCTTTATTTTGTCCAGAATTCGCGCACCCTCTTTGTCCATCACTTCATCCATTTCTGCTTGGCTGAGTGACTCTGGCGCCTTCTCATCGGGAACTTCCACAATCTGAAACTTGCAAAAGCGCGATAACCGCTTCGCGTATTCCGCAATCCCCTGCTTAAAATACTTTTCTTTTAATTTTCCAACAACGACCAATTTAATGTTCACTATGTAATTGCCTCCAAATTTATAGTTATCCTGTGTAAAAAAGCGGGCTTATTAACAAGTTGTCCACAGAGTTATCCACAGGTTTATGCACCTTATCAACTTTTCAGTGACCCGCATTATTTTAAAAATTGTCAAGGGTCAAAAATGTTATCCACAGAACTGTGGACAACGTGTGTTCGCAATCTGTCACCGCAAACCCTATTATATCAGTCATTATCTCAACGAACAAATCCCCTTTTTATATCAAAAAAAGTTATCCACAATTTCTGTGGATAACTTTTAGTTTTTGGGGGATAACTATTCAACGTTATTCTATCAGTGGATAACAGAATCTTGTGGATTGTCCACAGAGTTATCCACAGCCAAAATGTGGATAGTTTATCAAATCTTTACATCCGATGAATTTTTTAAATAAAACTTGGTTCGTCGTTCGTATTTATACCATGTGTACGGTACAAGTTCCATATATTTGGTAAGGCCGTTCGTAAACAGTGAAGCGGTCCAATGTTTGCGGACAAATCGAATCAATTTAATCATTATACCTGAATTGTCCCAAACAAATCCACTTTAAAGATTGGAGAATCACCATTGACAGTCAACTTGATTAATCACGATGGGGAATGGGCGTTGCCGATCCCTGGGGATATTAGCCCTAAATATGAGTCTTATCACGTGTTTCAGACGGAGGAGGGTGTTATCCTCTGTGTTCCACTTAGGGCTCTTAAATAAGAAGCCATGTGGCTACAGACACAAAAGAACTTCAATCCCAACTTGAGAATTGAAGTCCTCTGATCAACTTTTGTGCTTATTCACCAAACAACTCTGCGAGTGTTTTGGCTTTCATATTGTTGCTATCAAGGGTAATCTGTTTACCAGCCTTGACTTCATCATACTTCAGTACCACTTGATTGCCTGTATCACCAATAGTTGCATTCCCCTGCTTGTCGAATAGAGGCTTATTAGAATCTAGTCTGTTACCAATCGACGTATCAGGATTATCAGGTTTAGCGGTAAAGGTTAATTTGAATACATAAATTGTCTTACCACTCATACCGTCTGCAAATAACGTTCCATTCGTTCCACTGTAGTCACTAGCCGCTAAATGAGTTCCAGCTCCCCAGAGGAAACCGTCATTCTTTGCTGCGTAGTAAATTGTATTCAATCCCTGATCCTTAACAGCAGCATTGAGGTTTGCAACCGTAACCACATCGCCGGCATAACCATTGATATTCGCGTCTCCAGCCAATGCTTTGCTAAAGTTTGCGTCACTATCACGTTTACCGTTTGCATTTTCAAAGTATGCAAGATCCTGAGTTACGTCCTTGGTATCAGATTTATCAAAGAACAGTGCACTGGAAACCAATGCCTTCGCTGGCAGCTTAGCGACAACCAACTTAACATCCTGACCATATGCAGCCGCTTTAATGGCAGCTAAGTTCGCAGCAAGTTGATCCTTGCTCAAACCATCAGTGGTGTAGCCCTTAATACCAGCCTTGGCCAAAAGAGCAGCATAAGCCTTCTTCAAGGTAGCAGCATCAGGTGACGTTGGGTCAGCAACACTAACAGTCTTAATCGTGTCCAAAGCCGTTTTGTCATTTGTGCCTTTCGTCAAGGTTGTTGAACCAACAGCCTTACCGGCCTGATCAACAAACGACAATTGAACTTCATTGTCTTTGATTGGGTCAACGGCAACGGTCTTAATGGAAACCTGGTTACCGAATGTCGTTTGAGCAATTTGAGCTTGTTGGTCAGTGGTCAATGTGTTGTTGGCGCTTAATGCAAAACCGGTACCCTTTAACGCATCAACTAACTTAGCTTGAATAGCAGCCGTATCGGTTGCCGCCAATTTCCAAGTTGAGCCATCCTGCACACCCACCGGTTGACCATTGGCAGCGTTAGCAGTCGTGTAATCAACATAATTAATCACGTTTCCGCTCGGATCTGTCAAAACAATCCGAACTGCCTTGTTAATCGTTGGTTTCACAACTGAAATCGTCACGCTGGATCCAAAGGTTCCCTGGGCAATGGCCGCGATCTGGCCTTGAGTCAAGGTGAATCCCGGATAACCGAGTGGTGAAAGTGCAGAGGCAATCTGTGACTGAATTGAACTGGAATCATTGGAATCCAGCTTCCAAGTGCCATTCACATTGGAGCCGACTGTTGCGCCTTTAGTTACCCCAGTCTTCGTGAAATCACCCGAGGTCAATGACGAACCTGTCGCCGAATCAACTAACTTAATTCGAATCGCGTTATCAGCAATTGGTGAATTGATGTTGGTTGTCTTCTTCAATCCTGAATACAAAATCCAGCCATCCGCGCCGGAGTTACCATTATTGGTGGCAGAAATGTGAACCCATTGGTCACCTTCACGGGTTCTCATCCCAGCTTGGTCAATTTGGTAACTGACATTTGCATAAGGTCTTGAATCAGTTACCTGACGGCCAACCTTGTATTGCGTCCAAGCTGGCTGCTCATATGTAACTGTCTGATTATTGTTTGCGGTTCCCGGGTTTGCGAATTGGAACGTCCCGTTGCTCATATCATCAGTGAGCGAGTTCTGTTGGAACGTCAGATAGGATTTCACCCCGCCAGCAAAGCTTGACCGACTCTTACCACCATAAATCCAACCGCGATCCTTACCGTCAAAAGTAACCACCTTATAATACACTTTTCCCCGGTTGGTTCTGGCAACCCGATAAGCGCGAACGTTCTTGCTTGATCGGGTTGATTTGGCAAGATCCCGTAACGTAATGGTGGTTGCGACCTTCTTGGCTCCTTTTAGTGCTGAAGCCTTGGTCCACAATGCCGCTTTACCGGTAAAGGTCACGTTGCGCGAAGCTCCGGTACCCCTCAATTTCACGTTCGACGTAACCCGGACCCGAGATTTTGCTGAAACAGCTGAAGACTGCGATATCCCAACTACAGCAAAGACTCCCAGAGCAGCCATGGAAACCAGGATTGATCCCTTAATATGAATTTTCATGTCGATATCCCCTTTGATCAATTTGTGCTACATCATTATTGTATCTCAAATGTGAATTTATTAACATTACATGAATGTTAAGTATTACACTTATGTTAAGTAAGTAACGACCGACAATTCATTTTAAGGCAAAAAATAACCTCCGCTTATGAGAAAACGGAGGTTATCAATACTTATAATTAAGGATTATTTACTTGCTTCGCTTAAAACTTTACTGGTTGCTTTTTCGTTCAAAGTAATTGAGCCAG
Above is a genomic segment from Lentilactobacillus buchneri containing:
- a CDS encoding amidohydrolase family protein, which encodes MKVITLEEHFSSQKLGQKMAEVLPKRPIGNVSPKMQDYMQRSLPPEAELEDVTGSRIQWMDQHQISMQILSYGNQNPQNSDPKFAVELTKLANDELAKAVAKAPDRFRAFASLPVSHPTDAAAELKRGVEELGFKGAMLVRPTSQAHPFFDDPFYLPIFEAAANLNVPVYLHPSFPDSQIIDYYYSNGPWDDKVSGILGTAGYGWHTDVGIQTVRLLLSGVFEKYPNLKLISGHWGEFASFALERMDQVMYPETNLSEPISKIYRDHVYVTPSGILTEPQLKFVKDEVGIEHLLYSIDYPYIKPENSGSFIESSPLTDEEKELFAHGNAEKLLQL
- the rlmH gene encoding 23S rRNA (pseudouridine(1915)-N(3))-methyltransferase RlmH, which gives rise to MNIKLVVVGKLKEKYFKQGIAEYAKRLSRFCKFQIVEVPDEKAPESLSQAEMDEVMDKEGARILDKIKDREYVYALAILGKERTSEAFAKEIADLTTYGHSDITFVIGGSLGLSKHVLDRADTQISFGRFTLPHQLMRLVLTEQIYRAFMINEGSPYHK
- a CDS encoding DUF2316 family protein, which produces MSLTPQQEIDTKQQINANFKLAEVPIEQVAQDLDTTPEHVQDILDLNPTRLEEPWILKAYLDEKIIEKGGTPVPYTALLGDPKHYWFLNNRFLKKGKLLS
- a CDS encoding winged helix-turn-helix transcriptional regulator, which produces MTDSVREAVQEKLANGIFNCPKELTLSMISGKWKINILYHLGTDGPYYFYELQKLLPAASRKEITAKLKELVEDGLVNRKPLKTVPVKVQYSITPLGKSLMPIIDAMLKWGQQRLDDLQLGQVEFGLGKVKHE
- a CDS encoding MarR family winged helix-turn-helix transcriptional regulator → MKDRNSVSSLIHQIAKLEEGLINQQLRELNLNVDQAHTLRYIGDHPGTNQRAITIILGRSAASVSNLLKGLETRNLIEKKFNPDNDREKQLTLTPNGKETVTAVKGAFDVLDEKVDAALLAPDAIYDQLTQIYQQLKE